The following are encoded together in the Bacillaceae bacterium S4-13-56 genome:
- a CDS encoding HNH endonuclease: MSRAYLKENPLCVHCRREGRLTPATEVDHTIPHGGDMKLFWDKRNWQDLCKMCHSKKMALEDGGFGNALKN, from the coding sequence GTGAGCAGAGCATACTTAAAAGAAAATCCTCTGTGTGTTCATTGCCGAAGAGAAGGTAGACTAACACCAGCAACAGAAGTCGATCATACCATTCCACATGGTGGTGACATGAAACTCTTCTGGGACAAGCGCAACTGGCAGGATCTTTGTAAAATGTGCCACAGTAAGAAGATGGCTCTTGAAGATGGTGGATTTGGTAATGCACTCAAAAATTGA
- a CDS encoding type II toxin-antitoxin system RelE/ParE family toxin has translation MEENKYAIKITPKAFEDLDEIYSYISTDLYNEGAADNLMEKIEMSIMRLKDFPFSCSFVTDEILKDKGYRKLIVENYIALYLVREEEKQVVVMRVLYGGQKYQDLI, from the coding sequence ATGGAAGAAAATAAATACGCAATTAAGATTACACCAAAAGCATTTGAAGATTTAGATGAGATTTACAGCTACATCTCCACTGATCTTTACAATGAAGGTGCAGCTGACAACCTTATGGAAAAGATTGAAATGAGTATCATGAGATTAAAGGACTTCCCGTTTTCCTGTAGTTTTGTAACGGATGAAATATTAAAAGATAAAGGTTACCGTAAGCTCATCGTAGAAAATTACATTGCACTTTATCTAGTCAGAGAAGAAGAAAAGCAAGTTGTTGTCATGCGTGTTCTCTATGGTGGGCAAAAATACCAAGACCTTATTTAA
- a CDS encoding type II toxin-antitoxin system Phd/YefM family antitoxin, giving the protein MPEIRPIKDLRNTTEISELCHQSKEPLFITKNGYGDLVVMSMETYEKSLAKLELYQKLAEAEAQIKNGKELLDGEEVFKDLKKKHGRK; this is encoded by the coding sequence ATGCCTGAAATTCGTCCGATAAAGGATTTAAGAAATACAACGGAAATCTCTGAACTGTGTCACCAAAGTAAGGAACCACTTTTTATCACAAAGAATGGTTATGGAGATTTGGTTGTCATGAGTATGGAAACCTATGAAAAGTCTTTAGCGAAGTTGGAGTTATATCAAAAGTTAGCTGAAGCAGAAGCGCAAATTAAAAACGGGAAAGAACTTTTAGATGGAGAAGAGGTCTTTAAGGATCTAAAGAAAAAACATGGAAGAAAATAA